A region of the Methyloprofundus sedimenti genome:
ACCGGTTTTTTATGTGTTATTTCGTAAAGTTGAAATTTATTTGTCTAAGGATAAAGATAGCGACAACATTAAAGCTGAACTTTTGTAAGTTTCGCAAAAGCAACACTACTAAATGTGTCGCTTTATCGACAAACCATTAATTTCGCTAATATATTGTTGAGTAAAACTAGGGTCAGAGTAAACTTAAAGTTTCTATTATATTATCTCACTTTAGGCAGAGCTTGACAGCAAAAAAGGGGAGAGATCTGTTGGTTGGCGGAAGAAAAAAACAATTAAATAATCTGAGTATACTCTGCCCACCCCCCGTTTTACTCGATCCCAGTTTTCCTTTTTTGATAGCCTCTTTTTTGATGGTGTTTTTGTCCTAGCATAAAAGCTAAGTTATTTGTAAAAAAATTAAAATAGTATACTATTAAATATGACTTACTTGAATTTGAGCAAGATTAAGTAAGCTAAACTAACTTGAACTTCAAGGAGTATCACAAAATGTCAAATCATTTTAAAATTTTATTTCTTTTTTTAACCTTTTTCTTTACTAGTCAAACACAAGCTGTTGAACTTTGTCTATCTCTTGATGGATCATCAAGCATAATTCCCGCTGACTTCCAATTACAGCTTGAGGGTGTTGCTGCTTCTGTTGAAAACTCAAGCATAATTCCTCAAGATAGCAGTGTATACATTTCTGTTGTCCAATTTTCTGACAATGCTACAGTTGAAGTTGGATCAACACTAATTGCTGATCAAGATACTGCTGATATTTTGGCAGCTAAAATCAGAAATATCAAACAAGTAAAGGGCGGCACAAATATTGGCGCGGGAATAACTTCCTGTACTAGTACCTTTGTCACTAATGATAAACAAATAATCGATGTTTCAACTGATGGTGTTTCTCAAGTAAACCCAATACCTGCAAGACAGGCAGCCGTTCTAGCTGGTGTCGATGTTGTTAACGCCATAGGTGTTGGGACAGGAATCAATGAGGCTCAATTATCTGCCTTAGTATGGCCTCAACCAGAAACACCTATTCCGGGTCCTGGTTTTGTTGTTTTAGTAGCTAGTTTCCAAGAATATACAGCAGCAATTGAAGCAAAAATTAAAGCCG
Encoded here:
- a CDS encoding IPTL-CTERM sorting domain-containing protein — encoded protein: MSNHFKILFLFLTFFFTSQTQAVELCLSLDGSSSIIPADFQLQLEGVAASVENSSIIPQDSSVYISVVQFSDNATVEVGSTLIADQDTADILAAKIRNIKQVKGGTNIGAGITSCTSTFVTNDKQIIDVSTDGVSQVNPIPARQAAVLAGVDVVNAIGVGTGINEAQLSALVWPQPETPIPGPGFVVLVASFQEYTAAIEAKIKAEVKPDPEPGPGPEPGPDPQPNPSPNPEPSPSPSNGTQPIPTLNEWGLILLSLLMLTVTMRNKKFRNT